One genomic window of Dehalococcoidia bacterium includes the following:
- a CDS encoding iron-containing alcohol dehydrogenase, whose product MIHHELETAFTMDTSSIKFGPGSTREVGFEIAKLGAKRVAVVTDPRMAQLQPVAVVLESLRAEGVDAVLFDDVEVEPTDESFKAAIEFAADGDFDGFISVGGGSSIDTAKAANLYSTYPADFLTYVNAPIGQGAPVPGPIKPHIAVPTTSGTGSETTGVSIFDLLEMKAKTGLAHRALRPTMGVVDAENSRTLPGMVAACSGFDVLCHGIESYTALPFSQREAPPDPGMRPAYQGSNPISDLWSTRAIEMVARNIINAVEEPEDIESRSNMMLAATFAGVGFGNAGCHLPHGMSYPVSGMVREYVPEGYPDDHPIVPHGMSVILNAPAVFRYTAPANPERHLHAARLMGADISDAGPEDAGDVLADAIIALLRRLGVPNGLGAIGYSAEDAPALAAGAVPQQRVIKLSPRPVEEADLRQLFLDSMRLW is encoded by the coding sequence ATGATCCATCATGAGCTAGAGACTGCATTCACCATGGACACGTCGTCGATCAAGTTTGGGCCTGGATCGACGAGAGAGGTAGGGTTCGAGATTGCAAAGCTCGGGGCGAAACGGGTGGCGGTGGTCACCGACCCTCGCATGGCCCAGCTGCAGCCGGTTGCAGTGGTGCTGGAGTCGTTGAGGGCGGAGGGTGTCGACGCGGTGCTGTTCGACGACGTCGAAGTCGAGCCGACGGACGAGTCGTTCAAGGCGGCGATCGAGTTCGCGGCAGATGGTGACTTTGACGGATTCATCTCGGTTGGAGGCGGGTCCAGCATCGACACTGCAAAGGCTGCAAACCTGTACTCGACGTATCCTGCGGACTTTCTTACCTACGTGAACGCTCCGATAGGGCAAGGCGCGCCGGTGCCGGGTCCAATCAAGCCTCACATTGCAGTGCCGACGACATCGGGTACGGGTTCCGAGACGACTGGGGTGTCTATCTTCGACCTGCTGGAGATGAAGGCCAAGACCGGTCTCGCGCACCGGGCGTTGAGGCCAACGATGGGAGTCGTGGACGCTGAAAACAGCCGTACGCTGCCGGGAATGGTCGCGGCATGCAGCGGATTCGACGTGCTGTGCCACGGTATCGAGTCGTACACCGCCCTGCCCTTCAGTCAACGCGAGGCGCCGCCAGACCCGGGGATGAGGCCAGCGTACCAGGGGTCAAATCCAATCTCAGACCTGTGGTCGACCAGGGCTATCGAGATGGTGGCACGCAATATCATCAACGCAGTCGAAGAGCCTGAGGACATCGAGTCGAGATCAAACATGATGCTCGCGGCGACGTTCGCAGGAGTCGGATTCGGGAACGCAGGATGCCACCTGCCGCACGGTATGTCGTATCCAGTGTCAGGCATGGTCAGGGAGTACGTGCCTGAAGGCTATCCGGACGACCACCCGATCGTGCCGCACGGAATGAGCGTCATCCTGAACGCGCCGGCGGTATTCAGGTACACGGCTCCAGCTAACCCTGAACGGCACCTGCACGCAGCGAGGCTAATGGGCGCGGACATCTCCGACGCGGGGCCTGAGGACGCGGGCGACGTACTGGCGGACGCCATAATCGCGCTGCTCAGGAGGCTCGGAGTTCCGAACGGGCTTGGCGCAATTGGATATTCGGCGGAGGACGCGCCTGCACTTGCGGCCGGGGCAGTCCCTCAGCAAAGAGTGATCAAGTTGTCGCCCCGTCCTGTCGAAGAAGCGGACCTGCGACAGCTATTCCTGGACTCGATGCGTTTGTGGTGA
- a CDS encoding carboxymuconolactone decarboxylase family protein, protein MSELRLTEEAKDYLEAAERTRGYTLDFHRVMAAADFEWLQKYNQFIEATYTGQRTLDRKTKELLQVAVEAALRADVSQIQEHVRLALENGATPTEVLEALEAVIAPMGALAFRRGLQAWAAEVGIDSDKLEVGE, encoded by the coding sequence ATGAGCGAACTGAGACTGACAGAAGAAGCGAAAGACTACCTCGAAGCGGCAGAGCGGACGAGGGGATATACACTCGACTTTCACCGGGTAATGGCTGCGGCTGACTTCGAGTGGCTTCAGAAGTACAACCAGTTCATAGAGGCTACGTATACGGGTCAACGCACCCTGGACAGGAAGACCAAGGAGCTGCTGCAGGTGGCGGTTGAGGCCGCGCTCAGGGCCGATGTTTCGCAGATACAGGAGCACGTCCGTCTGGCGCTGGAGAACGGCGCGACGCCGACTGAGGTGTTGGAAGCTCTGGAAGCCGTGATCGCTCCGATGGGGGCACTGGCATTTCGTCGCGGGCTTCAAGCGTGGGCGGCAGAAGTTGGGATAGATTCGGACAAGCTGGAAGTTGGAGAGTAG
- a CDS encoding alkaline phosphatase family protein: protein MTSILIAAFDGLQPAQVRPDLMPNLAQFASDGVFFESHHPVFPSVTRINAASMVTGTYSGRHGLAANTMVARDYNPSASFSALEPTLADIARKTGRVLFAPTLADILSEQGMEYTAIGVGTSGNAYVHNPRADESGGATIHPEFTLPYDLSDRLHSRFGPWPDEAMPNTPRLDHAVRILTEHILPERQPAVALIWSSEPDKAQHAHGVGSEMSDRAIREADARFGSILDWLESNGRGSDTDVLVISDHGYSTIQEVVDVEWYTRDAGFTQEEVIVAPNGGSALFYCQEGAVTQRLAAWLMERPWCGALLASEAAGEIEGTLPMSLAGAEGPRAPELAMSFGWDSRPNDAGYSGFAYSSGGQPGQGQHGSMSRHEMNNTLIGRGPSFRSSTRVQSPTGNVDLAPTVLQLLGLPVPEHMEGRVLAEALAGGENSVDWTSTTHRAERKTSAGMYCQTVRVSTVDSTSYIDEGSGWLMS from the coding sequence ATGACCTCCATCCTCATCGCCGCCTTCGACGGACTCCAACCAGCACAGGTGCGCCCCGATCTCATGCCCAACCTGGCACAGTTCGCATCGGATGGGGTGTTCTTCGAAAGCCACCACCCGGTCTTTCCGTCCGTCACACGAATCAACGCAGCCAGTATGGTGACAGGCACATATTCCGGCAGGCATGGCCTTGCAGCCAACACAATGGTAGCCCGCGACTACAACCCTTCTGCCTCCTTCTCAGCACTTGAGCCGACCCTCGCTGATATAGCAAGGAAGACGGGTAGGGTACTCTTCGCTCCGACACTGGCGGACATACTGTCTGAACAGGGCATGGAGTACACAGCCATCGGAGTCGGTACCTCCGGAAACGCATACGTACACAACCCTCGCGCCGACGAGTCCGGCGGCGCGACCATCCATCCCGAATTCACTTTGCCTTACGACCTGTCTGACAGGCTCCATTCGAGATTCGGACCGTGGCCTGATGAGGCCATGCCCAACACACCGCGCCTCGACCACGCCGTCAGAATTCTCACGGAGCACATCCTGCCCGAACGCCAACCGGCAGTCGCGCTGATCTGGTCGTCAGAGCCCGACAAGGCCCAGCACGCTCACGGGGTCGGCTCCGAGATGTCGGACCGGGCTATCAGGGAGGCAGACGCTAGGTTCGGCTCTATTCTCGATTGGCTGGAGTCCAACGGGCGTGGGTCAGACACCGACGTCCTTGTCATCTCCGACCACGGTTACTCCACCATTCAGGAGGTCGTGGACGTGGAGTGGTACACTCGTGACGCTGGCTTTACTCAGGAGGAAGTCATCGTAGCTCCTAACGGAGGCAGCGCCCTCTTCTACTGCCAGGAAGGAGCCGTTACTCAAAGGCTCGCGGCTTGGCTCATGGAGAGACCCTGGTGTGGAGCGCTGCTGGCTTCGGAAGCTGCAGGAGAAATCGAGGGGACGCTGCCTATGTCTCTGGCCGGTGCCGAGGGCCCAAGGGCACCGGAACTGGCAATGTCCTTCGGGTGGGACTCGCGCCCCAACGACGCGGGTTACAGTGGCTTCGCCTACTCTAGTGGAGGCCAACCAGGACAGGGACAGCACGGCTCCATGAGCCGGCACGAGATGAACAACACCCTGATAGGTCGCGGACCGAGCTTCAGAAGCTCAACCCGAGTTCAGTCCCCGACGGGAAACGTCGACCTCGCTCCCACCGTTCTACAACTACTTGGACTGCCAGTACCCGAACACATGGAAGGCCGTGTGCTGGCAGAAGCATTGGCAGGTGGTGAGAATTCTGTTGACTGGACTTCAACAACACATCGCGCCGAACGAAAGACTTCCGCCGGGATGTACTGCCAGACCGTCAGAGTGTCTACCGTGGATAGCACAAGCTATATCGACGAAGGCAGCGGCTGGCTGATGAGCTAG
- a CDS encoding OB-fold domain-containing protein: MTQAYNKPIPVPQGESDFYWQKAKEHELWLRYCNDTKQAYFYPRDISPYCFSRNTTWVKASGNATLFTYAIVHRAPHPGWYPDGVPFVTAIVELEEGPKMPTNIVMDDPTPEKLQIGMPLKVVFEDITDTITLPKFAPA, from the coding sequence ATGACCCAAGCATACAACAAGCCAATCCCCGTCCCGCAGGGCGAGTCGGACTTTTACTGGCAAAAGGCAAAGGAACACGAGCTGTGGCTCAGGTACTGCAACGACACCAAACAAGCGTATTTCTATCCACGTGACATCTCTCCGTACTGCTTCTCAAGGAACACAACCTGGGTGAAGGCTAGCGGCAACGCGACCCTGTTCACCTACGCGATCGTGCACCGCGCGCCACATCCGGGCTGGTATCCGGACGGTGTGCCGTTCGTCACTGCGATCGTGGAGTTGGAAGAGGGGCCGAAGATGCCGACCAACATCGTCATGGACGACCCGACTCCCGAGAAACTACAGATCGGGATGCCGCTGAAGGTGGTGTTCGAGGATATTACGGACACGATCACTCTTCCGAAGTTCGCGCCAGCCTAA
- a CDS encoding thiolase, translating into VALVTHGEAGRSARSRAGGNASEPGPQFESPYGFIGAPINYAMAARRYMHQYGEDYTRQGMAEVAVATRKWANLNPRAYFKDVPMTFDEYHDSRWIAWPFHLPDCCLVTDAGGAYVITTAERARDLPKKPVYVLGAAEGHDHGLISTMPDLTRTWARYSGPKALERAGVTHDDIDLAMIYDSFTYTVLATLESLGFCGPGEGPEFVANQRTAPGGDFAMNTSGGGLSYTHSGMYGMFLVVEAVKQLRGEAGDRQVDDLSLSLVHGTGGSLSSTGTVILAVD; encoded by the coding sequence AAGTTGCGCTCGTTACGCATGGAGAGGCTGGACGGAGCGCGCGCTCACGCGCCGGCGGCAACGCGTCGGAGCCGGGCCCGCAGTTCGAGTCCCCTTACGGATTCATAGGGGCACCGATTAACTATGCGATGGCAGCCCGCCGCTACATGCACCAGTACGGCGAAGACTACACGAGACAGGGAATGGCAGAAGTCGCAGTTGCGACTCGCAAGTGGGCAAACCTCAATCCGAGGGCATACTTCAAAGACGTCCCCATGACGTTCGACGAGTACCACGACTCTCGCTGGATCGCGTGGCCGTTCCACCTGCCCGACTGCTGTCTGGTAACGGACGCGGGCGGAGCGTACGTGATCACAACCGCGGAGAGGGCACGAGACCTGCCGAAGAAGCCGGTTTACGTTCTTGGCGCCGCCGAGGGTCACGATCACGGCCTGATTAGCACGATGCCAGACCTGACGCGGACATGGGCTCGTTACTCCGGGCCCAAGGCGTTGGAGAGGGCAGGTGTAACGCACGACGACATCGATCTCGCAATGATCTATGATTCATTCACCTACACCGTGCTCGCAACACTTGAAAGCCTCGGCTTCTGCGGGCCAGGAGAAGGCCCTGAATTCGTAGCGAACCAGCGGACTGCTCCGGGTGGAGACTTCGCGATGAACACCAGCGGCGGTGGGCTATCCTACACTCACTCGGGCATGTACGGTATGTTCCTCGTAGTCGAGGCTGTCAAGCAGCTAAGAGGCGAGGCCGGTGACAGGCAGGTCGACGACCTGAGTCTGTCGCTTGTGCACGGCACCGGCGGATCGCTGTCGTCCACCGGCACAGTGATTCTCGCGGTCGACTAA
- a CDS encoding STAS domain-containing protein produces the protein MDISTELRGEVLIAKAQDRIDGANAREFQDALQAAIDDHDGAMVLDMEDLTYISSAGLRVILLIARVLQRNNNELALCSLSGPVREIFQISGFDKIIQTHDSQADAIASVGG, from the coding sequence ATGGACATAAGCACCGAGCTGAGAGGCGAGGTACTAATCGCAAAGGCTCAGGACCGAATCGACGGCGCCAACGCGCGAGAGTTCCAGGACGCGCTTCAAGCGGCGATTGACGACCACGATGGCGCAATGGTCCTCGACATGGAAGACCTCACCTATATCAGCAGTGCGGGCCTTCGAGTAATTCTTCTGATCGCGAGGGTCTTACAAAGAAACAACAACGAACTAGCTCTCTGCTCCCTATCCGGCCCCGTTCGAGAGATTTTCCAGATTAGCGGCTTCGACAAGATCATCCAGACTCACGATTCCCAGGCGGACGCGATCGCCTCAGTGGGCGGATAG